The proteins below come from a single Chryseobacterium sp. MA9 genomic window:
- a CDS encoding TerD family protein — protein sequence MAINLQKGQKIEIGLTKMTIGLGWDPNEGTGYDFDLDASAIMIDSDRKLVSEEYFVFYNNLNSPDGALTHTGDDPSGKNSDGDDDEAIVIDLDKVDSRVEEILFVVTIEDFERRRQNFGQVRNSYIRVVDNHSNQEIAKYELDEDFSIETGVEFGRLYKRNGSWKFEASGIGYRADLGFFLEKYYKGQIIK from the coding sequence ATGGCAATTAATCTACAGAAAGGACAAAAGATCGAGATAGGATTGACTAAAATGACGATTGGATTAGGCTGGGATCCTAATGAAGGAACCGGTTACGATTTTGACCTGGATGCTTCTGCAATCATGATTGATTCTGACAGAAAATTAGTAAGTGAAGAATACTTTGTTTTTTACAATAACCTGAATTCTCCGGACGGAGCTCTTACCCATACAGGAGATGATCCCAGTGGTAAAAACAGTGATGGTGACGATGATGAAGCAATCGTAATAGATCTGGATAAAGTAGATTCAAGAGTGGAAGAGATTCTTTTCGTAGTAACCATAGAAGATTTTGAAAGAAGAAGACAGAATTTCGGACAGGTAAGAAACTCTTATATCAGAGTTGTGGATAATCATTCAAACCAGGAAATTGCAAAATATGAGCTGGATGAAGATTTCTCCATTGAAACAGGGGTAGAGTTTGGAAGGCTGTACAAAAGAAATGGAAGCTGGAAGTTTGAAGCCTCAGGAATAGGGTACAGAGCAGATCTGGGCTTTTTTCTAGAGAAATACTATAAAGGACAAATCATCAAATAA
- a CDS encoding lysylphosphatidylglycerol synthase transmembrane domain-containing protein translates to MEKTSKSPVKSILTIVISLAFAGFFLWLALRGLDFKVIQKSLAKANYLWVLFASVFGLLAYWFRAIRWNLMLEPMGYKISNSNSLWSISFGYLMNLTIPRSGEVARATALYGVEKVPVDKSFGTIILERVVDLICMLGFLGLTLLFKYDAILSFYKNSGINMNPNKILLVLSILIAGTVLFFVFKKKLSRIPFLGKIVNFIDGIFQGITSIFKLKEKGKFIFYTLGIWICYYLAAYLVCFALPETSAFTFADGFFIIVVGTLGMIIPASGGIGAYNLAMKYGFMALFISVGKSADFGGEMGLTYSFISLPLQIVIMLVMGLISIPMLAKARNAAVSDKEFEN, encoded by the coding sequence ATGGAGAAAACATCAAAAAGTCCCGTAAAATCAATATTAACAATAGTAATATCGCTTGCTTTTGCAGGCTTTTTTTTATGGCTTGCCTTAAGAGGGCTTGATTTTAAAGTAATTCAGAAGTCACTGGCGAAAGCGAATTATTTATGGGTGCTGTTTGCATCCGTATTTGGCCTTCTTGCTTATTGGTTTAGGGCTATTCGCTGGAACCTGATGCTGGAACCCATGGGATACAAAATTTCAAATTCCAATTCCCTTTGGTCAATATCATTCGGATATCTGATGAACCTTACCATTCCGAGAAGTGGGGAAGTGGCAAGAGCTACGGCTCTGTATGGAGTAGAAAAAGTACCTGTAGACAAATCTTTTGGAACTATCATTTTGGAAAGAGTGGTAGACCTTATATGTATGCTCGGTTTTTTAGGATTGACTTTGTTGTTTAAATATGATGCAATTCTGTCATTCTATAAAAATTCCGGAATAAATATGAATCCTAATAAGATTTTATTAGTCCTTTCAATTCTGATTGCAGGAACAGTTTTATTTTTTGTATTCAAAAAGAAACTTTCACGAATTCCGTTTTTAGGAAAAATTGTCAACTTTATTGATGGAATTTTTCAGGGGATAACTTCCATCTTTAAATTAAAAGAGAAAGGAAAATTCATCTTTTATACACTGGGAATCTGGATTTGTTATTATTTAGCTGCTTATCTGGTTTGCTTTGCACTTCCTGAAACATCTGCATTTACCTTTGCAGACGGCTTCTTCATTATTGTTGTGGGAACATTGGGAATGATAATTCCCGCCAGTGGAGGTATCGGAGCTTATAACCTTGCTATGAAGTATGGTTTCATGGCTCTCTTTATTTCAGTAGGAAAAAGTGCTGATTTCGGAGGTGAAATGGGGCTTACCTATTCCTTTATTTCTTTACCGCTGCAGATTGTTATTATGCTGGTGATGGGGTTGATTTCCATTCCTATGCTGGCAAAAGCAAGAAATGCTGCCGTATCGGATAAGGAGTTTGAAAATTAA
- the panD gene encoding aspartate 1-decarboxylase has product MLIEVFKSKIHRVRVTASDLNYIGSITIDEDLIEAAGLVVGERVYIVNVNNGERFDTYVIKGKRKSGEVCLNGPAARKVQKDDIIIIIAYAQMTPEEAKDFQPKIVFPDEKTNLLT; this is encoded by the coding sequence ATGCTAATAGAAGTTTTCAAGTCTAAGATTCATAGGGTGAGAGTAACAGCCTCTGACCTTAATTATATAGGAAGTATAACAATAGATGAAGATCTTATTGAGGCTGCCGGTCTGGTAGTAGGAGAAAGGGTCTATATTGTGAATGTGAACAACGGAGAACGTTTTGATACGTACGTTATCAAAGGAAAAAGAAAATCCGGAGAAGTATGTCTGAACGGGCCTGCAGCAAGAAAAGTACAGAAAGATGATATCATCATTATTATTGCTTATGCACAGATGACCCCGGAAGAGGCTAAAGACTTTCAGCCGAAGATCGTTTTCCCGGATGAAAAAACAAATCTTCTTACATAA
- a CDS encoding HU family DNA-binding protein, translating to MNKSELIDAIAKDAGITKVAAKAALESFIGNVTTTLKKKDGKVSLVGFGTFSVAERAARQGINPATKKPIKIAAKKVAKFKAGADLSNAVSGAKKK from the coding sequence ATGAACAAGTCTGAATTAATCGACGCAATCGCTAAAGATGCAGGTATCACTAAAGTTGCAGCAAAAGCTGCTTTAGAATCTTTCATTGGTAACGTAACTACTACTTTAAAGAAAAAAGACGGAAAAGTGTCTTTAGTAGGTTTCGGTACTTTCTCAGTAGCTGAGAGAGCTGCTAGACAAGGGATTAACCCTGCAACTAAAAAACCGATCAAGATCGCTGCTAAAAAAGTTGCTAAATTTAAAGCTGGAGCTGATTTATCAAATGCAGTTTCAGGTGCTAAGAAAAAATAA
- the pdxH gene encoding pyridoxamine 5'-phosphate oxidase, producing the protein MENLHDKRKVYEKSQLIESEIKQNPIEQFRDWFLEASENPMISESNAMAVSTVEEDGCPRTRMVLLKAYTHEGFIFYTNYNSRKGKAIESNHKACLHFFWPNLERQIIIKADLEKLAENLSDGYFHSRPKGSQLGAVVSPQSQVIPNREFLEGKLKELEKEYENTEVPRPSNWGGYLARPYEIEFWQGRPNRLHDRIIYQLEDLDWKISRLAP; encoded by the coding sequence ATGGAAAACCTGCACGACAAAAGAAAAGTGTACGAGAAATCCCAACTTATTGAAAGTGAGATAAAACAAAATCCAATTGAGCAGTTTAGAGACTGGTTTTTGGAGGCCAGTGAGAACCCGATGATCTCAGAATCCAATGCTATGGCTGTTTCCACAGTAGAGGAAGACGGATGTCCGAGAACAAGAATGGTCCTACTTAAGGCATATACCCATGAAGGATTTATTTTTTATACCAACTATAACAGCCGAAAAGGAAAAGCAATAGAAAGCAATCATAAAGCATGCCTGCATTTCTTCTGGCCCAATCTTGAAAGACAGATTATCATCAAAGCAGATCTTGAAAAACTGGCAGAAAACTTAAGTGATGGTTATTTCCATTCAAGACCGAAAGGAAGTCAGCTGGGAGCGGTAGTTTCTCCACAGAGCCAAGTGATTCCCAACAGAGAGTTTTTAGAGGGGAAATTAAAAGAACTGGAAAAGGAATATGAAAATACTGAGGTTCCAAGACCTTCCAATTGGGGTGGATATCTGGCAAGACCTTATGAAATTGAATTCTGGCAGGGAAGACCCAACCGTCTTCATGACAGGATTATTTATCAGCTTGAAGATCTTGATTGGAAAATTTCAAGACTGGCTCCATAA
- a CDS encoding YqgE/AlgH family protein, translated as MNHSYKGKILISTPDISGDIFSRSVVLVIEHNESGAFGLILNKKNSQMSSKFKDFFDFKIEVYDGGPVENDKVFFIVKGKRVTEIYTDITDEYYLTEDIERIINAVLSSELDIENIKIFSGYSGWSPGQLDTEVQRKMWTVVDVYNLDYTLPNDQTLWKSIMQNLGGEFLLWANSPEDISLN; from the coding sequence ATGAATCACTCATACAAAGGTAAAATATTAATCTCGACACCTGACATTTCCGGCGATATTTTTTCAAGATCGGTAGTGTTGGTTATTGAACATAATGAAAGTGGTGCATTTGGCCTGATACTGAATAAAAAGAACAGCCAGATGAGCAGCAAGTTCAAAGATTTTTTTGACTTTAAAATTGAAGTGTATGATGGAGGTCCTGTAGAAAACGACAAAGTATTTTTTATTGTAAAAGGTAAAAGGGTTACTGAGATCTATACAGACATCACAGATGAATACTATCTTACAGAAGATATTGAACGTATTATAAATGCTGTTTTGAGCAGCGAACTGGATATTGAGAATATCAAAATATTTTCAGGTTATTCCGGATGGTCTCCAGGCCAGCTTGATACTGAAGTTCAAAGAAAAATGTGGACGGTAGTGGATGTTTATAATCTTGATTATACGCTTCCAAATGATCAGACTCTTTGGAAATCTATTATGCAGAACCTTGGGGGAGAATTTCTTCTTTGGGCCAATTCACCTGAGGACATTTCGCTGAATTAA
- a CDS encoding N-acetylmuramoyl-L-alanine amidase, whose amino-acid sequence MKGITLLALSIFSTAFLSFSPINKKYIVIDAGHGGNDFGATHGEVLEKNIALSVAKEIQKINENQDKYEIILTRDSDIYPTLSERTNQINKLNPEMVISLHVNNSPEKERADNGFEVYVQNSDVSKELAGKIYKKFNARKISESNLHILRETKAPAVLVELGFINNSENRNYITSEKGQKEIAQKFVEIINEY is encoded by the coding sequence ATGAAAGGTATTACATTACTTGCTTTATCAATATTTTCTACCGCATTTTTATCATTTAGCCCAATTAACAAAAAATACATTGTCATAGATGCCGGTCATGGTGGAAATGATTTTGGGGCTACCCATGGTGAAGTTCTTGAGAAAAATATTGCATTAAGCGTTGCAAAGGAAATACAGAAGATCAATGAAAATCAGGATAAGTATGAGATTATTTTAACCAGAGATTCTGACATTTATCCTACTCTTTCCGAGAGAACGAATCAAATTAATAAACTGAACCCTGAAATGGTCATTTCCCTTCATGTAAATAATTCTCCTGAAAAAGAGAGAGCTGATAACGGATTTGAGGTATATGTTCAGAATTCTGATGTTTCAAAGGAATTAGCCGGAAAAATTTACAAAAAATTCAATGCCCGTAAAATATCTGAGAGCAATCTTCATATTTTAAGAGAAACTAAAGCACCTGCCGTATTGGTAGAACTTGGGTTCATCAATAATTCTGAAAACAGGAATTATATAACAAGTGAAAAAGGGCAGAAAGAAATCGCACAGAAATTTGTTGAAATCATCAACGAATACTAA
- a CDS encoding aminotransferase class IV — protein MENQYFTSDELNVKNRAFLWGDSVKVSFFVRNGGLIMDEECYFFLMASMRKMRMNIPLTYTLEFFQTLFQKEIIEGKGVKNGIINFQVFRNTDSITLAKSSVSYFYEVSEMADVLAVHQRPLELDLIKEINVNNNLLSNIRVHCPENIYGAIYAQENDLDDVILLNPNKRIARTTAGNLLFLEGDIIKVPKQTEGAYISPLMENFVTFLHKNNLADIQEHEIIAFESQKAEEILMISEEKGIFSVGKIRNKTFENSRFTELVESWKKSFNQ, from the coding sequence TTGGAAAATCAATATTTTACATCAGACGAGTTAAATGTAAAGAACAGAGCCTTCCTTTGGGGCGACTCAGTAAAAGTTTCTTTCTTTGTAAGAAATGGTGGATTGATCATGGACGAAGAATGCTATTTTTTCTTGATGGCTTCCATGAGAAAGATGAGAATGAATATCCCTCTGACTTACACCCTGGAGTTTTTCCAGACACTTTTTCAAAAAGAAATTATTGAAGGTAAAGGAGTAAAGAACGGAATTATCAATTTCCAGGTGTTCAGGAATACTGACAGCATAACATTGGCAAAATCTTCTGTTTCCTATTTTTACGAAGTTTCAGAAATGGCAGATGTGCTGGCAGTTCATCAAAGACCTTTAGAATTGGATTTGATTAAAGAAATTAACGTTAATAATAACCTTTTGAGCAATATCAGGGTTCACTGTCCGGAAAATATCTATGGAGCGATCTATGCTCAGGAAAATGACCTTGATGACGTTATTCTTCTGAATCCAAACAAAAGAATAGCACGTACTACAGCAGGAAATCTTCTTTTTTTAGAAGGTGACATTATTAAAGTGCCAAAGCAGACTGAAGGGGCTTACATTTCTCCTTTGATGGAAAATTTTGTTACTTTTTTACATAAAAATAACCTTGCTGATATTCAGGAACACGAGATTATCGCATTTGAATCTCAGAAAGCTGAAGAGATTTTAATGATTTCTGAAGAGAAAGGTATATTTTCTGTAGGTAAAATAAGAAATAAGACTTTTGAAAACTCCCGTTTCACAGAATTGGTAGAAAGCTGGAAGAAAAGTTTTAATCAATAA
- a CDS encoding START-like domain-containing protein — translation MAKHKVHYEFPMHCLSEILYEYLATAEGLSEWFADEVTEKGDDFFFSWGGGPAEKATLIRYKPEGFVRFRWEEDEGTKNFFEMTITIDDITEDLALNITDFCEEGDEEENAMYWENLIENLRIKLGAA, via the coding sequence ATGGCGAAACATAAAGTCCATTACGAATTTCCAATGCACTGTTTATCAGAGATTTTGTATGAATATCTGGCGACTGCGGAGGGATTGTCTGAATGGTTTGCGGATGAGGTAACAGAGAAAGGCGATGATTTCTTTTTTAGCTGGGGTGGAGGACCTGCTGAGAAGGCCACTTTGATCAGATATAAGCCTGAAGGTTTCGTGCGTTTCAGATGGGAAGAAGATGAAGGAACAAAAAATTTCTTTGAAATGACTATCACAATTGATGATATTACAGAAGATCTGGCTTTAAATATTACAGACTTTTGTGAAGAAGGTGATGAAGAGGAAAATGCAATGTATTGGGAAAATCTTATTGAGAACCTGAGAATAAAATTAGGTGCGGCATAA
- a CDS encoding aspartate aminotransferase family protein, whose protein sequence is MQKDFFIYQAQTTKFAAGFEVEKAEGSYIYGKDGKKYLDFVAGVSANTLGHSHPKVVNAIKEQADKYLHVMVYGEYAQEKPIALCRLLAEATPEPLEVTYLVNSGAEAIDGSLKLAKRYTGREEIVSFKDSYHGNTHGALSVSGNETHKREFRPLLPMVSFIEFNNEKDFDKITEKTACVILETIQGAAGFLVPDKDYLIKLKRRCEEVGALLILDEIQPGFGRTGKLFSFEHFGIVPDILVMGKGMGGGVPVGAFMSSREIMESLSHSPKLGHITTFGGNPLIAAASYATLKEVLDSGLMNNVEEKEKLFRELLVHPKIKNINGKGLMLAVNLGTPEYTLEVAKKCMEKGLVVFWQLYRNEYLRISPPLTLSKEEIREGCQIILDILNEN, encoded by the coding sequence ATGCAAAAAGATTTTTTTATATATCAGGCTCAAACCACAAAATTTGCTGCAGGTTTTGAAGTTGAAAAAGCGGAAGGAAGCTATATTTACGGTAAAGACGGGAAAAAATATCTTGACTTTGTAGCAGGAGTTTCTGCCAATACACTGGGACATTCGCATCCTAAGGTTGTGAATGCGATCAAAGAACAGGCTGATAAGTACCTTCACGTAATGGTGTATGGTGAATATGCACAGGAGAAGCCCATCGCCTTGTGCAGGCTGCTTGCAGAAGCTACTCCGGAGCCTTTAGAAGTTACCTATCTTGTGAACAGCGGTGCTGAGGCTATTGATGGAAGTTTGAAGCTGGCAAAACGATATACAGGAAGAGAAGAAATTGTTTCCTTTAAAGACTCTTACCACGGGAATACGCATGGTGCTTTGAGTGTTTCAGGAAATGAAACCCATAAAAGAGAATTCCGTCCTTTATTGCCGATGGTTTCTTTCATTGAATTTAATAATGAAAAAGACTTCGATAAAATCACAGAGAAAACAGCTTGTGTGATCCTTGAAACCATCCAGGGAGCAGCAGGATTCCTGGTCCCTGATAAGGACTATCTGATCAAACTGAAAAGAAGATGTGAAGAAGTGGGAGCACTTTTGATTTTAGATGAAATTCAGCCTGGATTTGGGAGAACAGGGAAATTATTCTCTTTCGAACACTTTGGAATTGTTCCGGATATCCTGGTGATGGGTAAAGGAATGGGAGGAGGAGTTCCTGTAGGAGCTTTTATGAGTTCCAGAGAAATTATGGAAAGTTTATCACATTCACCAAAGCTGGGGCATATTACTACTTTCGGCGGAAATCCATTGATTGCTGCTGCAAGTTACGCTACTTTAAAGGAAGTGCTGGACAGCGGGCTGATGAATAATGTGGAAGAAAAAGAAAAACTGTTCAGAGAACTTTTAGTTCATCCTAAAATTAAAAATATCAATGGCAAAGGTTTAATGCTTGCTGTAAATCTAGGAACTCCTGAATATACGCTGGAAGTGGCAAAAAAATGTATGGAAAAAGGGCTTGTTGTTTTCTGGCAGCTATACAGAAATGAGTACCTGAGAATCTCCCCACCCCTTACATTATCTAAGGAAGAAATAAGAGAAGGATGTCAGATTATTCTTGATATACTGAACGAAAATTAA
- a CDS encoding OstA-like protein, whose translation MRIILFLLIFISTLSLAQDKTPVKRDPYLQAPSPAQPKQVRPEDKVKIIHADEIKKNPEKYDGNQYFTGNVQIEHQGSILTADEVVLYNEENFVKAIGNTRLQNTDGSVITAGEMEYDANTQKGVARKNVVLTDPKQTIKTDILYYDRLANQAYFNTGGTISDGQNVTYAKVGTYFLNTRVVDLTGNVKIETPQYTIEGPNIKQNQNTKIADFLGPTTITSKTNPRNRIYTEKGTYKMDSKEAYLTKNSRIFYNEKILTGDDMYYNQITGFGKATGNVTLDDPKERRYIKGGYGEIFEKKDSAMMTKNPYAVKVMEKDSIYFASEKIISYQRPDSLDIKVKKSYLRAFKKARIYKSNAQGRADSIAFNETDGVMHMYTNPILWSGEKQVTGDKVEAYFNTKTEDIDSLKVIGNAFAISKVDSLNLKDEFNQVKGKFMTVYYEKNDIKEARVVGNAQSIVYVDDTDQETKKPERIGITLSTCGIIGALFEERALQIISCSIGANSDTYPMSKIEPSRRKFPDFNWNTKDRIRKWQDILVDTPNNEEIQYTADSELFDKAQKAIDDEKAKEEAKKPKRTRK comes from the coding sequence ATGAGAATAATCCTTTTTCTGTTAATCTTTATTTCTACGCTAAGCCTTGCGCAGGATAAAACTCCTGTGAAGAGAGATCCCTATTTGCAGGCTCCTTCACCGGCTCAGCCCAAACAGGTGAGACCTGAGGATAAAGTAAAGATCATCCATGCGGACGAGATCAAGAAAAACCCTGAAAAATATGACGGGAATCAATATTTTACCGGAAATGTTCAGATTGAACATCAAGGCTCTATTCTTACAGCAGATGAAGTAGTTTTGTATAATGAAGAAAACTTTGTAAAAGCAATAGGCAATACAAGACTTCAAAATACAGATGGCTCTGTAATCACTGCAGGAGAAATGGAATATGATGCCAATACCCAGAAAGGTGTTGCCAGAAAAAATGTAGTCTTAACCGATCCCAAACAAACGATAAAAACAGATATTCTGTATTATGACAGACTGGCTAATCAGGCTTATTTTAATACAGGAGGAACAATCTCTGATGGCCAGAATGTAACCTATGCGAAAGTAGGAACATATTTTCTCAATACAAGAGTTGTAGATCTTACAGGAAATGTAAAAATTGAAACTCCACAATATACCATTGAAGGACCCAATATCAAACAGAATCAGAACACAAAAATTGCTGATTTCTTAGGTCCTACAACCATTACCAGCAAAACCAATCCCAGAAACAGAATCTACACAGAAAAAGGAACTTATAAAATGGATTCAAAGGAGGCTTATTTAACCAAAAACTCCAGAATCTTTTATAATGAAAAAATCCTTACCGGTGATGATATGTACTATAATCAGATTACAGGATTCGGTAAAGCAACAGGAAATGTAACCCTTGATGATCCAAAGGAAAGAAGATATATAAAAGGTGGCTACGGAGAGATCTTTGAGAAAAAAGACTCTGCAATGATGACGAAAAATCCTTATGCAGTAAAAGTGATGGAAAAAGATTCCATCTATTTTGCATCAGAAAAAATTATCTCTTATCAAAGACCGGATTCACTGGATATAAAAGTGAAGAAAAGCTATTTAAGAGCCTTTAAAAAAGCTCGTATTTATAAATCCAATGCACAGGGAAGAGCAGATTCCATTGCCTTCAATGAAACAGACGGAGTCATGCATATGTATACCAACCCGATTCTTTGGAGCGGCGAAAAACAGGTAACCGGCGATAAAGTAGAAGCTTATTTCAATACCAAAACAGAAGATATTGACTCATTAAAAGTTATTGGAAATGCTTTTGCTATTAGCAAAGTGGACTCCCTGAACCTGAAAGATGAATTCAATCAGGTGAAAGGAAAATTCATGACGGTTTACTATGAGAAAAATGATATTAAAGAAGCAAGAGTTGTTGGAAATGCCCAGTCTATTGTCTATGTAGATGATACCGATCAGGAGACCAAAAAACCGGAAAGAATAGGAATTACCCTTTCTACCTGCGGAATTATCGGAGCATTGTTTGAAGAAAGAGCCCTGCAGATTATTTCATGCAGTATTGGAGCCAATTCAGATACCTATCCGATGAGTAAAATCGAACCTTCAAGAAGAAAATTCCCTGATTTTAACTGGAATACCAAAGACCGGATCCGAAAATGGCAGGATATTCTTGTAGACACTCCGAATAACGAGGAAATACAATACACAGCTGATAGCGAACTCTTCGATAAAGCTCAGAAAGCTATAGACGACGAAAAAGCAAAAGAAGAAGCTAAAAAGCCTAAACGAACAAGAAAATAA
- a CDS encoding Fur family transcriptional regulator, translated as MDTVQKEKNIALIKDVLRNYLLEKGFRNTPERYTILEEIYNMDHHFNVDDLYLLMMQKKYHVSKATIYNTIEIFLDAGLIRKHQFGEKTLTSSSYEKSYFDKQHDHLVIYKKDSDKEIEEIIEFCDPRIQGIKEAIEEAFGVKIDSHSLYFYGTKND; from the coding sequence ATGGATACAGTACAAAAAGAAAAGAATATAGCTTTGATAAAGGATGTTTTGAGAAACTACTTATTAGAAAAAGGGTTCAGAAACACACCTGAAAGATATACGATATTGGAAGAGATTTATAATATGGATCATCACTTCAACGTTGATGATCTGTATCTTCTGATGATGCAGAAAAAATATCATGTTTCCAAAGCAACCATTTACAACACTATTGAAATTTTCCTTGATGCAGGTTTGATCCGTAAGCATCAGTTTGGAGAAAAGACATTGACCTCTTCATCTTATGAGAAGTCTTATTTTGACAAACAGCATGACCACCTGGTGATCTACAAAAAAGACTCTGATAAAGAGATTGAAGAAATTATTGAATTCTGTGACCCAAGAATCCAAGGAATCAAAGAAGCCATTGAAGAAGCATTTGGCGTAAAAATTGATTCTCATTCGCTATATTTTTATGGCACTAAGAATGACTAA